Proteins from a single region of Urocitellus parryii isolate mUroPar1 chromosome 4, mUroPar1.hap1, whole genome shotgun sequence:
- the LOC113177082 gene encoding olfactory receptor 5T1-like: protein MFIELKEDIMNELQRLSSDMDIHKIQLKNITEISMFVLMGFTDDFNLKVFLFSLFLGIYLFTLVGNFGLVVLVIEDSRLHNPMYYFLSVLSFLDACYSTVVTPKMLVNFLAKNKSISFMGCATQMLLFVTFGSTESFLLAAMAYDRYVAIYNPLLYSVNMSPRVYVPLIIASYVGGISHATIHTVATFRLSFCGSNKIRHVFCDIPPLLAISCSDTHTNQLLLFYFVGSIEMVTILIVLVSYGFILLAILKMHSAEGRRKVFSTCGSHLTGVSIYHGTILFMYVRPSSSYALDHDMIVSIFYTIVIPMLNPIIYSLRNKNVKEAVKRLFGKHCVVKKLCM from the coding sequence aAGGCTGTCATCAGACATGGATATACACAAAATTCAGTTGAAGAATATAACAGAAATCAGCATGTTTGTATTGATGGGCTTTACAGATGATTTTAACCTGAAAGTCTTCTTATTTTCACTATTTCTTGGCATCTACCTTTTTACTTTGGTAGGAAACTTTGGACTGGTTGTGTTGGTCATTGAAGATTCCCGACTCCACAACCCCATGTACTACTTTCTGAGTGTCTTATCATTCTTGGATGCCTGCTATTCTACAGTTGTCACTCCAAAAATGTTGGTCAATTTTCTGgcaaaaaataaatccatttccTTTATGGGGTGTGCTACACAGATGCTTCTCTTTGTTACATTTGGAAGCACAGAATCCTTTCTCTTGGCTGCCATGGCTTAtgatcgctatgtggccatctaCAACCCACTTCTGTATTCAGTGAACATGTCACCCAGGGTCTATGTGCCACTCATCATTGCTTCCTATGTTGGTGGCATTTCACATGCTACTATACACACAGTGGCCACTTTCCGCTTGTCCTTCTGTGGGTCCAATAAAATCAgacatgttttctgtgatatCCCTCCTCTCCTTGCTATTTCTTGTTCTGATACTCACACCAACCAGCTTCTCCTCTTCTACTTTGTGGGTTCTATTGAGATGGTCACCATCCTGATTGTCCTGGTCTCCTATGGCTTCATCCTGTTGGCTATTCTGAAGATGCATTCTGCTGAAGGGAGGAGGAAAGTGTTCTCTACCTGTGGATCCCACCTGACTGGAGTGTCCATTTATCATGGGACAATCCTCTTCATGTATGTGAGACCAAGTTCCAGCTATGCTTTGGATCATGACATGATAGTGTCGATATTTTACACCATTGTGATTCCCATGCTGAATCCCATTATATACAgcttaagaaacaaaaatgtaaaagaggCAGTGAAAAGATTGTTTGGGAAACATTGTGTTGTAAAAAAACTATGTATGTAG